A stretch of the Macaca thibetana thibetana isolate TM-01 chromosome X, ASM2454274v1, whole genome shotgun sequence genome encodes the following:
- the PLP2 gene encoding proteolipid protein 2, with amino-acid sequence MADSERLSAPGCWAACTNFSRTRKGILLFAEIILCLVILICFSASTPGYSSLSVVEMILAAIFFVVYMCDLHTKIPFINWPWSDFFRTLIAAILYLITSIVVLVERGNHSKIVAGVLGLIATCLFGYDAYVTFPFRQPRHTAAPTDPADGPV; translated from the exons ATGGCGGATTCTGAGCGCCTCTCTGCCCCTGGCTGCTGGGCCGCCTGCACCAACTTCTCGCGCACCCGAAAGGGAATCCTCCTGTTTGCTGAGATT ATATTATGTCTGGTGATCCTGATCTGCTTCAGTGCCTCCACACCAGGCTACTCCTCCTTGTCGGTGGTTGAGATGATCCTTGCTGCTATTTTCTTTGTTGTCTACATGTGTGACCTGCACACCAAGATACCATTCATCAACTGGCCTTGGAGT GATTTCTTCCGAACCCTCATAGCGGCAATCCTCTACCTGATCACCTCCATTGTTGTCCTTGTTGAGAGAGGAAACCACTCCAAAATCGTCGCAGGG GTACTGGGCCTAATCGCTACGTGCCTCTTTGGCTATGATGCCTATGTCACCTTCCCCTTTCGGCAGCCAAGACATACAGCAGCCCCCACTg ACCCCGCAGATGGCCCGGTGTAG
- the PRICKLE3 gene encoding prickle planar cell polarity protein 3, translating to MFARGSRRRRSGRAPPEAEDPDRGQPCNSCREQCPGFLLHGWRKICQHCKCPREEHAVHAVPVDLERIMCRLISDFQRHSISDDDSGCASEEYAWVPPGLKPEQVYQFFSCLPEDKVPYVNSPGEKYRIKQLLHQLPPHDSEAQYCTALEEEEKKELRAFSQQRKRENLGRGIVRIFPVTITGAICEECGKQIGGGDIAVFASRAGLGACWHPQCFVCTTCRELLVDLIYFYHAGKVYCGRHHAECLRPRCQACDEIIFSPECTEAEGRHWHMDHFCCFECEASLGGQRYVMRQSRPHCCACYEARHAEYCDGCGEHIGLDQGQMAYEGQHWHASDRCFCCSRCGRALLGRPFLPRRGLIFCSRACSLGSEPTAPGPGRRSWSAGTVTAPLAASTASFSAAEGASETTTKGTCTESAPATGPEEPSRFLRGAPHRHSMPELGLRSAPEPPPESPGQPNLRPDDSAFGRQSTPRVSFRDPLVSEGGPRRTLSAPPAQRRRPRSPPPRAPSRHRHRHNHHHHHHHHHRHPSRRRHYQCDAGSGSDSGSCSSSPSSSSSESSEDDGFFLGERIPLPPHLCRPMPAQDNATETFNSPSLSLPRDSRPGMPRQTRQTRDKNCIVA from the exons ATGTTCGCGCGTGGGTCCCGGAGGCGCCGCTCCGGGCGTGCG cctccagaggCAGAGGACCCAGACCGGGGCCAGCCCTGCAACTCCTGCAGGGAGCAGTGCCCCGGCTTCCTGCTCCACGGCTGGAG AAAGATCTGCCAGCATTGCAAATGCCCGCGGGAGGAGCACGCAGTGCACGCGGTGCCTGTGGACCTGGAACGCATCATGTGCCGGCTAATCTCGGACTTCCAGCGCCACTCCATCTCCGACGACGACTCAGGCTGTGCATCGGAGGAGTATGCCTGGGTGCCCCCAGGCCTTAAGCCGGAGCAG GTATATCAGTTTTTCAGCTGCCTCCCAGAGGATAAGGTCCCCTACGTCAACAGTCCTGGGGAGAAATACAGGATCAAGCAGCTGCTGCACCAGCTGCCCCCACACGACAGTGAG GCACAGTACTGCACAGCactggaagaggaggaaaagaaagagctcCGAGCCTTTAGCCAGCAGCGGAAGCGGGAGAATCTGGGGCGTGGCATCGTGCGCATCTTCCCGGTGACCATCACTGGGGCCATCTGTGAGGAG TGTGGGAAGCAGATTGGAGGTGGAGATATTGCAGTGTTTGCCAGCCGTGCAGGCCTGGGTGCCTGCTGGCACCCACAGTGCTTCGTGTGCACCACATGCCGGGAACTGCTGGTTGACCTCATCTACTTCTACCATGCTGGCAAGGTCTACTGCGGGCGTCACCATGCCGAATGCCTGCGTCCACGCTGCCAAGCCTGTGACGAG ATCATCTTCTCCCCTGAGTGCACGGAGGCTGAGGGCCGCCACTGGCACATGGATCACTTCTGCTGCTTTGAGTGTGAAGCTTCCCTAGGAGGGCAGCGCTACGTGATGCGTCAGAGCCGCCCCCACTGCTGCGCCTGCTACGAGGCCCGCCATGCGGAGTACTGTGATGGCTGTGGGGAGCACATCG GCCTGGACCAAGGCCAGATGGCTTACGAGGGCCAGCACTGGCATGCCTCAGACCGCTGCTTCTGCTGTAGTCGCTGTGGGCGGGCCCTGCTGGGCCGTCCATTCCTGCCACGCCGAGGCCTAATCTTCTGCTCTCGAGCCTGCAGCCTTGGGTCCGAGCCCACGGCTCCAGGACCGGGCCGCCGCAGCTGGAGTGCCGGCACTGTTACAGCCCCACTTGCAGCCTCCACagcctctttctctgctgcagagGGGGCATCAGAGACCACCACCAAAGGCACCTGCACGGAGTCAGCGCCAG CTACAGGCCCCGAGGAGCCTTCCCGCTTTCTGAGAGGGGCTCCCCACCGCCACTCCATGCCGGAGCTGGGGCTCCGCAGTGCCCCCGAGCCGCCCCCAGAGTCCCCCGGCCAGCCTAACCTGCGCCCAGATGATAGTGCCTTCGGTCGCCAGAGCACCCCACGCGTCAGCTTCCGCGACCCTCTCGTGTCTGAAGGAGGTCCGCGCCGGACCCTGAGTGCACCCCCGGCCCAGCGCCGCAGGCCACGCAGTCCCCCACCCAGGGCCCCCAGCCGTCACCGCCACCGtcataatcaccatcaccatcaccaccaccaccaccgccacccaAGCAGACGTCGCCACTATCAGTGTGACGCGGGATCAGGGTCAGACTCGGGATCTTGCTCCAGCTCGCCCTCCAGTTCCAGTTCCGAATCCTCAGAGGATGATGGCTTCTTCCTAGGAGAGCGCATCCCTCTGCCCCCGCATTTGTGCAGGCCCATGCCTGCTCAGGACAATGCAACGGAGACCTTCAACTCCCCATCTTTATCGCTCCCCAGGGACTCTCGCCCAGGGATGCCTCGACAGACCCGACAGACCCGAGACAAGAACTGCATCGTGGCTTGA